In the Flagellimonas sp. HMM57 genome, one interval contains:
- a CDS encoding MATE family efflux transporter, with amino-acid sequence MFQQYTKEFAYNLRLAYPVILGMLGHTFVAFADNIMVGQLGTAELAAVSLGNSFVFIAMSLGIGFSTAITPLVAEADGAGNKADGKSALKHGLVLCTLLGLSLFGIILLCKPFLHYMKQPPEVVELAIPYLELVAFSLVPLIIFQAFKQFSEGLSQTKYPMYATILANVINITLNYLLIFGSFGFPKLGIVGAAIGTLVSRFIMVGYIWFLLKQKEKFQIYVTGFNFKNIEKTVMKKIISLGFPSALQMFFEVAIFTAAIWLSGVLGKNAQAANQIALNLSSMTFMVGMGLSVAAMVRVGNQKGLQDFKELRRIAESIFFLTFLLEIVFAALFLIGRYWLPTIYLDVDDIVNQMDNSEVIIIAAKLLFVAAFFQISDGIQVVVLGALRGLQDVKIPTLITFIAYWLIGFPVSYYFGLFTEFKSVGIWMGLLLGLTASAVMLYIRFKYLTKKLIQNKQDSRILESNT; translated from the coding sequence TTGTTTCAACAATACACAAAAGAGTTTGCATACAACCTAAGGTTGGCATATCCCGTGATTTTAGGAATGCTAGGTCACACTTTCGTTGCCTTTGCGGACAATATTATGGTTGGGCAATTGGGGACAGCAGAATTGGCAGCTGTTTCATTGGGAAATAGTTTTGTATTTATAGCTATGTCCTTGGGAATTGGTTTTTCAACAGCAATTACACCTTTGGTTGCTGAAGCTGACGGCGCTGGTAACAAAGCTGATGGCAAAAGTGCATTAAAACACGGTCTGGTGCTATGCACACTATTGGGACTTTCGTTATTTGGAATCATCTTGCTTTGCAAACCTTTCTTGCATTACATGAAACAGCCTCCAGAAGTTGTGGAGTTGGCTATTCCCTATTTAGAGTTGGTAGCTTTTTCTTTGGTTCCGTTGATTATATTTCAGGCGTTCAAACAATTTTCTGAGGGACTTTCCCAAACAAAATATCCCATGTACGCTACCATTTTGGCCAATGTGATAAATATTACGCTCAATTACCTGTTGATATTTGGTTCTTTTGGATTTCCAAAATTAGGTATTGTTGGTGCTGCTATCGGAACCTTGGTATCTCGCTTTATCATGGTCGGCTATATTTGGTTTTTGTTGAAACAAAAAGAAAAATTCCAAATCTACGTTACCGGATTCAATTTTAAGAATATCGAAAAGACGGTAATGAAAAAAATTATTAGCCTTGGTTTTCCTTCTGCTTTACAAATGTTTTTCGAAGTTGCCATTTTTACAGCTGCAATCTGGTTGAGCGGCGTTCTAGGTAAAAATGCGCAAGCTGCCAACCAAATTGCCTTAAACCTGAGTAGTATGACTTTTATGGTAGGTATGGGATTAAGTGTCGCTGCGATGGTAAGGGTGGGCAACCAAAAAGGATTACAAGATTTTAAAGAACTTAGGAGAATTGCGGAATCTATATTTTTTCTAACGTTCTTACTGGAAATTGTTTTTGCTGCTCTCTTTCTTATTGGAAGATATTGGTTGCCCACCATTTATTTGGATGTAGATGATATTGTAAATCAAATGGATAACTCAGAGGTAATCATTATAGCCGCCAAGCTGTTGTTCGTAGCTGCTTTTTTCCAAATTTCGGACGGAATACAGGTTGTGGTACTTGGCGCCTTGCGAGGCCTTCAAGATGTCAAGATTCCGACACTTATCACCTTTATAGCATATTGGTTGATTGGTTTTCCCGTTAGTTATTACTTTGGATTGTTCACCGAATTTAAAAGTGTGGGTATCTGGATGGGATTATTGTTAGGCCTTACCGCATCTGCGGTAATGTTGTATATTCGATTTAAATATCTTACAAAAAAGCTAATTCAAAATAAACAAGATTCCAGAATATTGGAATCCAACACGTAA
- the bglX gene encoding beta-glucosidase BglX, producing MKHSIKVLCIISLYFAPINYTVMAQENTTDQRVDSLLSLMTLEEKVGQMNQYNGFWDVTGPAPQGGNAATKYEHLKKGLVGSMLNVTGAEEVRKLQKLVVEETRLGIPLIFGYDVIHGHKTLAPIPLAESASWDLEAIKNSARIAATEASAVGLNWTFAPMVDISRDPRWGRVMEGGGEDPYLGAQIAKARVKGFQGDDLSQPNTIAACAKHFAAYGFAEAGKEYNTVDIGTSTLFNTVLPPFKAAVDAGVRTFMNGFNILNGIPVTGDTFLQRDILKGKWEFDGFVVSDWASIGEMAPHGFAKDLKHSAELGAKAGSDMDMESYAYVNHLVANVKEGKVDEKIIDDAVRRILRVKFELGLFDDPYRYCDEERENELLYHKDHQAGVLDIALKSLVLLKNEGDLLPLQKNQQKIAVIGELADDKNSPLGSWRLGSDNNTAVSVLEGLTGLGIDFKYSRGPKVFNKDANFLNEVEVNETDTSGMEEAVALAKESEVVLMVLGEHGFQSGEGRSRTKLGIPGLQLQLLKEVYKVNQNVVLILMNGRPLTIDWEGQNIPSILEAWQLGTQTGNAIAKTLFGENNPSGKLPMTFPRSVGQIPIYYNHFSTGRPNPEPNVFWSHYGDEKNEPLFPFGHGLSYTTFEYSNLEIDTADQKNVKVSVMVKNSGESDGEEVVQLYIHDKVASVTRPVKELKGFEKVSLAAGETKKITLVLTEAELGFYNHSYDFLVEPGEFGVLMGTNSQKGLTGTFTID from the coding sequence ATGAAACACTCGATAAAAGTTCTTTGCATAATTTCCCTTTATTTTGCACCCATCAATTACACCGTTATGGCGCAAGAGAATACCACCGACCAAAGAGTAGATTCATTGTTAAGCCTTATGACCTTAGAAGAAAAGGTAGGGCAAATGAATCAATACAATGGTTTTTGGGACGTTACCGGTCCCGCTCCGCAAGGAGGCAATGCAGCAACAAAATATGAACACCTTAAGAAAGGACTTGTCGGCTCCATGCTCAATGTAACGGGTGCCGAAGAAGTACGGAAATTACAAAAATTAGTAGTTGAGGAAACACGACTTGGCATACCGCTAATTTTTGGTTACGATGTTATACATGGACACAAAACCTTGGCTCCAATTCCTCTTGCCGAGTCTGCAAGCTGGGATTTGGAGGCCATTAAGAACTCCGCAAGAATTGCAGCGACAGAAGCTTCTGCCGTAGGGCTAAACTGGACATTTGCCCCAATGGTAGATATATCAAGAGATCCCAGATGGGGAAGAGTTATGGAAGGTGGAGGAGAAGATCCTTATTTAGGGGCACAAATTGCCAAGGCCCGTGTAAAAGGTTTTCAAGGCGATGATTTGTCCCAACCCAATACCATAGCAGCATGTGCGAAGCATTTTGCCGCTTACGGATTTGCCGAAGCTGGTAAGGAATATAACACTGTAGACATTGGAACCTCTACCCTATTCAATACCGTTTTACCACCTTTTAAGGCGGCAGTCGATGCAGGTGTAAGAACTTTTATGAACGGATTTAATATTCTCAACGGAATCCCCGTTACAGGTGATACATTTTTACAAAGAGATATTTTAAAAGGAAAGTGGGAATTTGATGGATTCGTGGTATCCGATTGGGCTTCTATTGGCGAAATGGCACCTCATGGTTTTGCCAAAGACCTCAAACATTCTGCCGAACTAGGGGCAAAAGCGGGTTCCGACATGGATATGGAGTCCTACGCCTATGTCAACCATTTAGTAGCAAATGTAAAAGAAGGAAAGGTCGATGAAAAAATCATAGATGATGCTGTCCGTCGTATTTTACGAGTAAAGTTTGAGCTAGGATTGTTCGATGACCCTTATCGCTACTGTGATGAGGAAAGGGAGAATGAATTACTGTACCACAAAGACCATCAAGCAGGAGTTTTAGATATAGCACTGAAATCACTCGTTCTTTTAAAAAATGAAGGGGATTTACTCCCGCTTCAAAAAAATCAACAGAAAATAGCCGTGATAGGTGAATTGGCAGATGATAAAAACAGTCCTTTGGGGAGTTGGAGGCTTGGTTCTGATAACAACACAGCTGTTTCGGTATTGGAAGGATTAACAGGATTAGGTATAGACTTTAAATATAGTAGAGGACCCAAAGTCTTCAACAAGGACGCCAATTTCTTAAATGAGGTCGAAGTAAATGAAACCGATACTTCTGGTATGGAAGAAGCTGTTGCATTGGCAAAAGAATCCGAAGTGGTCCTTATGGTTTTAGGAGAACACGGTTTTCAAAGTGGTGAAGGCCGAAGCCGTACCAAACTGGGGATACCGGGATTGCAATTACAACTTTTAAAGGAGGTTTACAAAGTAAACCAAAATGTTGTATTAATTTTGATGAACGGTCGACCGTTGACCATAGATTGGGAAGGCCAGAACATCCCTTCTATTTTGGAGGCATGGCAATTGGGAACCCAAACAGGGAATGCTATTGCCAAAACCCTGTTTGGTGAAAACAACCCAAGCGGAAAGCTGCCCATGACGTTTCCAAGAAGTGTTGGGCAGATACCAATTTATTATAATCATTTTAGTACGGGTAGGCCAAACCCAGAGCCAAACGTGTTTTGGTCACATTATGGTGATGAGAAAAACGAGCCTTTATTTCCCTTTGGCCATGGTTTAAGTTATACGACTTTCGAATATTCGAATTTAGAAATTGACACAGCGGACCAGAAAAATGTTAAGGTATCCGTTATGGTAAAAAATAGTGGAGAGTCAGATGGCGAAGAAGTTGTACAACTCTACATACATGACAAGGTTGCGAGCGTAACAAGACCCGT
- a CDS encoding phosphatase PAP2 family protein has product MLEEIIRLDKELFLFLNGLGTETWDGFWLFITHKLSAIPLYALLLFFTFKHFGTKRTVIVLVFVALLITATDQLANFFKYGVQRLRPCHDGDINIMARLVKKSCGGRFGYFSAHASNAMALASFFAVLLSSRIKYLPIFLMVWAILVGYSRIYIGVHFPLDVLTGISIGIIFGWLFAKLAIFAFQKLGP; this is encoded by the coding sequence ATGTTGGAAGAAATCATAAGACTGGATAAAGAACTTTTTTTGTTCCTGAACGGATTGGGAACAGAAACTTGGGATGGCTTTTGGTTATTTATCACCCACAAGCTAAGTGCAATTCCGCTGTATGCATTATTGTTGTTTTTCACCTTCAAACATTTTGGGACCAAAAGAACAGTGATAGTGTTGGTCTTTGTGGCACTATTGATTACGGCTACAGATCAGTTGGCCAATTTCTTTAAATACGGGGTCCAACGGCTACGCCCATGCCATGATGGGGATATAAACATAATGGCAAGATTGGTAAAAAAATCTTGTGGTGGAAGGTTTGGCTATTTTTCTGCACATGCGTCCAATGCTATGGCATTGGCATCTTTTTTCGCTGTGCTTTTGAGTTCTAGGATTAAGTATTTGCCTATATTTTTAATGGTCTGGGCTATTCTTGTAGGCTATAGTAGAATTTATATTGGTGTCCACTTTCCTTTAGATGTTCTTACTGGAATCTCAATTGGTATCATTTTTGGATGGTTGTTTGCCAAGTTAGCTATATTTGCATTCCAAAAATTGGGGCCATGA
- the mazG gene encoding nucleoside triphosphate pyrophosphohydrolase encodes MNSRPEQLEAFDRLLTIMDELRTQCPWDKKQTMQTLRHLTIEETYELGDAILENDLDEVKKELGDLLLHIVFYAKIGSETSDFDIADVANEICEKLINRHPHIYGDVKVAGEDEVKQNWEDIKLKEGKKSVLQGVPNSLPALVKASRIQEKVAGVGFDWERPEQVFEKVKEELSELQEEVENENKDKIEAEFGDVLFSLVNYARFLNINPENALERTNKKFIKRFQYLEAKAKEAQKSLKDMTLAEMDIFWEEAKLL; translated from the coding sequence ATGAATTCTAGACCAGAACAATTAGAAGCTTTTGACCGTCTCTTAACGATAATGGATGAATTGCGGACACAGTGTCCTTGGGATAAAAAGCAGACCATGCAAACACTTCGTCATCTTACAATAGAAGAGACTTACGAGCTTGGAGATGCGATTTTGGAGAATGATTTGGATGAGGTGAAAAAAGAGCTTGGGGATTTGTTGTTGCACATCGTGTTCTATGCTAAAATTGGTTCGGAAACCAGTGATTTTGATATTGCAGACGTTGCCAATGAAATTTGTGAAAAACTTATCAATAGACACCCACACATATATGGTGATGTTAAAGTAGCTGGTGAAGATGAGGTAAAGCAGAATTGGGAAGATATAAAACTAAAAGAAGGAAAGAAGAGCGTACTCCAAGGCGTGCCAAACAGTCTGCCAGCTTTGGTCAAAGCAAGCAGAATACAGGAAAAAGTGGCTGGTGTAGGCTTTGATTGGGAACGACCTGAACAAGTATTTGAGAAGGTAAAAGAAGAGCTTTCTGAGTTACAGGAAGAAGTAGAGAATGAAAACAAGGACAAAATAGAGGCTGAGTTTGGTGATGTGCTATTCTCCCTTGTCAATTATGCACGCTTTTTGAATATCAATCCAGAAAATGCATTAGAAAGAACCAATAAAAAATTTATAAAAAGATTTCAATATCTGGAAGCGAAAGCAAAGGAAGCCCAGAAATCTTTGAAAGATATGACCCTTGCTGAAATGGATATTTTTTGGGAAGAAGCAAAACTGTTATAA
- a CDS encoding glycosyltransferase family 39 protein, whose protein sequence is MISSLRYWFLLSLVVLVYIAGMFVTLFENDSAQFAVMAMRMIQENDFFTLIKGTEEYLDKPHMHYWLAALSFKIFGIYDWAYRIPGILATLLGAHSCYGLGKLLYNTDIGKFSALIFMTAQTIVLSTIDVRTDAVLTGFTIFAIWQLVTYIEKNTIWNIVLGAFGAGIAFSTKGQIALVVIGVSILCHLAYTRKWERLFNWKFFVALLVFGITIAPMLYAYYLQFDLHPEKVIRGKSDRSGIFFIFWEQSFERLSGEGVGKNSNDFFFFFHTFLWVFLPWTVLALIAYWYRIKTFWKLRFKYRPQYEFLTLGGITVLFFLISLAQFKLPHYINILMPLYAILSASYLHSLYRHSKSAVIKGLLGVQYFILSLVFIFSLLVCFHVFKFQSVYSYFVLVAVLAVITYFCLKREEYYMRIITLSVYSSLLLNGVLNTHFYPSLLEYQAGSTMAEKISEYQIGTDKIYKISKRFTWALDFYNRKPVQITTKSALENLEDAWVYVDDNELQELRDSGINWSEQITVNQFRITRLQIKFLNPHTRHKKLNHMHLLHLD, encoded by the coding sequence ATGATATCATCTTTAAGATATTGGTTTTTACTTTCCCTTGTTGTTCTGGTGTACATCGCCGGAATGTTTGTGACCCTTTTTGAGAACGATTCTGCGCAGTTTGCTGTTATGGCCATGCGAATGATCCAAGAAAATGACTTCTTTACCCTTATAAAAGGAACTGAAGAGTATTTGGATAAACCACATATGCACTATTGGTTGGCAGCTTTGTCTTTTAAAATTTTTGGAATCTACGATTGGGCGTATAGAATTCCAGGTATTTTAGCCACTCTACTTGGGGCTCACAGCTGTTATGGATTGGGAAAATTGCTCTACAATACAGATATCGGTAAATTTTCTGCGCTTATTTTTATGACTGCCCAAACCATAGTGCTATCCACAATTGATGTGCGTACAGATGCAGTTTTGACTGGGTTTACAATTTTTGCAATATGGCAATTGGTAACTTATATTGAAAAAAATACAATCTGGAATATTGTTCTGGGTGCGTTTGGAGCTGGAATCGCTTTTTCAACCAAAGGACAGATTGCATTAGTGGTGATAGGCGTTTCAATCCTATGTCATTTGGCATATACCAGAAAATGGGAACGATTGTTCAATTGGAAATTTTTTGTGGCCCTATTGGTTTTTGGAATTACAATAGCTCCAATGCTCTACGCCTATTATCTACAGTTTGATTTGCATCCTGAGAAAGTGATACGCGGGAAAAGTGATCGGAGCGGTATCTTTTTTATTTTTTGGGAGCAAAGTTTTGAAAGGCTCAGTGGTGAAGGAGTAGGGAAGAACAGTAACGACTTCTTTTTCTTTTTCCATACATTTTTATGGGTGTTTTTACCATGGACAGTACTGGCTTTGATAGCCTACTGGTATAGAATCAAAACTTTTTGGAAACTACGTTTTAAGTACAGACCGCAATACGAGTTTTTGACTTTAGGTGGGATTACCGTATTGTTTTTTCTGATAAGTCTAGCACAGTTTAAGCTACCGCATTACATCAATATTTTAATGCCTTTGTATGCCATTTTATCGGCATCATATCTACATAGCCTTTATAGACATTCAAAAAGTGCGGTAATCAAAGGGTTGTTGGGGGTACAATATTTTATTCTTAGTCTGGTTTTTATTTTTTCGCTTCTGGTGTGTTTTCATGTTTTTAAATTTCAATCGGTTTATTCATATTTCGTATTGGTTGCTGTGCTGGCAGTTATAACGTACTTCTGTTTAAAACGAGAGGAGTATTACATGCGGATCATCACTTTATCGGTCTACAGTTCACTGTTGCTCAATGGCGTACTCAATACACATTTTTATCCATCATTGTTGGAGTACCAAGCGGGGTCTACTATGGCTGAAAAAATATCTGAATATCAAATAGGTACAGATAAAATTTATAAAATATCAAAGCGATTTACTTGGGCTTTGGACTTCTACAATAGGAAGCCTGTACAAATCACCACTAAATCAGCATTAGAAAATTTGGAGGATGCTTGGGTATATGTGGACGACAACGAACTACAGGAACTTCGGGATTCTGGAATCAATTGGAGCGAACAAATAACGGTAAATCAATTTCGAATAACCAGATTACAG